The sequence below is a genomic window from Saccopteryx leptura isolate mSacLep1 chromosome 3, mSacLep1_pri_phased_curated, whole genome shotgun sequence.
ccacgaccttgggtccaagctggtgaatttttgctcaaaccagatgagcctgcgctcaagctggtgacctcggggtctcgaacctgggtcctctgcatcccagtctgacgctctattcactgcgccaccacctggtcaggctctttaaccTTCTTTATAAAAGAAAGGAACAGGGAGGacctttctatatattttccatGAAGAATCTCTTAATCTAGGAAGCAAACATTTGCTATACAATTGGGACCTCTTATTGAAAAATGTAGGCAAAGTGGTCATCTATCACAATGCCTACCAGCATGGTGTTTAAAGCAAAGCCCAAAGCCTCTAGGAAGCAGAAGTAACAAAAACTGAACAAGGAGTCCCTGGAATGAGATGCCAGCTTAGTGCCTAATCCCTGAAAGACAAAACCATCAACCTGGATCAACAGAAAAATCCATCACAAAACCCACCTAAGACACACAtatgtaatatgtgatctatggCACAACAGCCATTATAGTAGCCCATGTAGAACACAGTGGGGGGAATGATGATTGCTCTTACATGATTATAGCTTCCCTTCATTTAACCTTTCATCTAACTAACCTTAGTAAGTGTTCCCTCTTCAaagatcttttcatttcttttgaataaACATTAGTCAGCTGCTTCCCCTAGTACACATAGGTATGTGAGACTTTAAtggaaaaacaatataaagacaATCTAATAGTATCACAAATTGCAGCCCAAGGGGAAGTCAGTAGCAGCAGTGATTGAGTTGTAACAGCTCTCCTTTATCTCCAAACTCACACACCCATCACCACCTAAGGGTGAATTAGTGAGGACAGGGATAAACTGGTATGAAGCCCACTATGTATAACTTGCTCAACTGATTATTCTGGAAAGAAAACTCCCTTCATGGACAATTCAGAAAACACTGctgcttcgcctgaccaggtggtggcgcagtggatagagcatcagaccggaatgcagaggactcaggtttgaaaccctgaagtctcacccGGCTGGAGCACAGGTTCACTGGCTTAAgccaggggtcacttggtctgctgtagcccctgggtcaaggcacatatgaaaacacaatcaatgaacaactaagatgccacaacaaagaaatgatgcttttcatttctctcccttcctgtctgtagctatctgtccctctctctgactgtctctgtaaaaaaaaaataataataataataaaagaaaacactgcTGCTTCAATAGGACCAACACTCACTTCCCAAGATATAGGGCtatatttacaaattttattattttttatcccaaaaatacatataaatgaaaccCTGCTCTTCAAATGCAGGAGGCTTTTGCCTATAACGTAGTATTACATTTATATcacaaaacattctcataagaaaATCAGTATGCAGCTCTTTCacacacaattatatatatatatatatatgtatacacactatTTATATATGTAAGTAGTTATGAATTTTCTACTCACACAAAATTCATCAGTGAAAAACTAGGAAGCTGGGCAATTCCCATGCTTTCCAGACATGGGAATGTAGACACAACCTctctaaatgtttttttaaaaagatgaaacgTGTAACTACACAACCTCCTTAGACATGTACACATGTTgttagaataaaataagaaccCTGCCACATTAACGACACAGTTtctcaaaaaaggaagaaaagagataacatttgaataaaaatacaaagttgaAGAACAGATAAGATGATCAAAATTGCTATGTACACGCTCCAGGGAGAAATCAGAATCCTCTCACAGGAAACAGATCCACGACGCATTGCAGCCTCTTGTGAAGTTAAATAAGCACCCAATGGCAGTAGTCATGATCTTCCTGTATAGTCATATGCTTAAGCAGGCTCCATAAAGCATCTGTTAAGTCCAACAGTCAATAATGAGGTCATGTGGTaagtcccccccccaaaaaaaaaagaagtgcaaaaTTAACTTCTGTGACTCAAGAGCTCAACCAGGTCAAAGCTTTGGTATATACTGGAGGTTGTTTTGGTGATAACCAAAGCTTAGAAAGATTCTCTGTTAAGGGATTTGCcccagaaacaaaaagaaaacaaatccagTCCACAAAGCCTACAAATAAAGTAACTGCACAAAGAGAACAAGCCACAATTCCCCTTTAGCCAAGGGTTTACAGTTTCCTAGGCAGCAGTTCTGAAAGCACCAGCTAAAGCCACAATGCTTCTACGAAAACACGATGTGTTGGTGAGACTGTTCTGAAACGTATGTCCACAGGCAAGTGGCTGATGTGCCACAGAAAAAAGTTCAAACAAACAcaactcagttttcttacactgTAACTAACGTaagctgctcagcaactgaggaaAGACTTAAGGCAATAAGAGGCATTACAAAGAGCACCACGGTGCTCCTCAGTCGGTCACAAAGCCTTCACAGAAAGGAAAGGTCTCTCAAGAGTTTGGATTGTTTTAGTTTGCTAGCTGTCAGacacttcctcttcctcctcgtcATCCTCGTCTTCTTTCCTGTCTACTTCAGAGGTGTCAGAGGACTCATGAAGCAGAACATATTCTCTGCTGCTGAACCCAAATTTAAGTACATCTTTTTCCTTCAGTTCATAGTATCTCTGTGGCTCAATGCGCTTGTTATTCAAGAACGTTCCATTGCCCGAGCCAAGGTCAATGATGTAGGGTCTCACCCTACGGCCAACTGTCCCATCAGCACGGGTGTATTCCACGAGCCTAGAAGAAACAAAACATAGACCTAAGcgtgggaggaggtagaagagcgTACAgggtggataaatggtgatggaaggacacCTGGCTTgagggagtgaacacacaatacagtgtatagatgatatattatagaattgtacacctgaaacctgtaactttattaaccaatgtcaccccaataaactcaattaaaaaaaaaagagaaacctgtGGGCGAAATCCCGCCTCAGAAAATCCAGCCTTTTGCTACAcaagggtggttaactctttcacgacCAGCACAATCCACAGACTGGCGGTTGAAAACCACCAAGGTACATAACCTGGCGTCAAACCCAGTTCAGGAGCCAAGATATCAAAGGCAAGGCATGGCTTTGAATCTAGAAACTAGGAGCAAGTTATATGCTTAGTAGAAAGGCAGCGGATGGGAAATTCATGGTAGATCAAAAGCTTAAAATGCAgaattcgccctggccggttggctcaatggtagagcatcagcctggcgtgcaggagtcctgggttcgattcccggccagggcacacaggagaagtgcccatctgctcctccacccctccccctctccttcctctctgtctctctcttcccctccagcagccaaggctccattggagcaaagttggcctgggcactgaggatggctctatggcttctgcctcaggcactagaatggctctggttgcaacagagcaataccccagatgggcagagcatcaccccctggtgggcatgccgggtggatcccagtcgggcacatgtgggagtctgtctgattgccttcccctttccaacttcagaaaaatacaaaaaaaaaaaataataataataaaaaaatgcagaATTCAACGCCTCTTGCCATagttaagaaaatgttttttggccctggccagttggcccagtggtagagcgtcggcctagcgtgcagaagtcccgggttcgattcccagccagggcacacaggagaagcgcccatctgcttctccacccctccccctctccttcctctctgtctctctcttcccctcccgcagccaaggctccattggagcaaaaatggcccggggcgctggggatggctccttggcctctgccccaggcgctggagtggctctggtcgcgaaagagcgacgccccggaggggcagagcgtcgccccctggtgggcgtgccgggtggatcccggttgggcgcatgcgggagtctgactgtctctccccttttccagcttcagaaaaatacagaaaaaaaaaaaaaaaagaaagaaaatgttttttgtgttgtttatGATCAATACAATGTCACCTATATTTCAACTTATTTCATTTCCTGTCCCAGTGGTAATAAAGCAGATTTGGACTTCAGAGTTAAGGGAGCTAGACTCAAGCCAGAGTTTTGCTATGGTGATCATTTATTAGGCAAGCCACTTGGCTTTGCTAAATTTTAGTCTTCTCACCTGTCAGATGGCAATAATTAAGACCTGTGCTATCTGCCTCACAGGTTGTTGTAAGGCTCAAACAATAAAAGATTATACTATGCAAACTGTCAAGCTACAGATGCAGCAGACACACAAGCCAGGCATTCTCAATCATATTTCCATTTAACCCTCATAACAGCCCTTTCAGGTAggtagaaactgaggcccagaaagtggCTTGTCCCAGGCCAAATACCTGGCAAGTGGCAGTGGCTGAATTTTTAACACCAAGTTCAATGctcttatataaatataagtgATTATTCAAAGGGTCAGATTAATACTCCTAAAgactaatattaaatataaagagTATGAATTTGTCTGCATATGTGTGCACACAATACTTAGTAATCCCATTGAGATGCTAGCTTCAGCCTACACTTCAGTTTCTTTCTGTAAATATACTGTACTTACCGATACTGAAAGACCGCGTGCTGCTTTGAACAAGAGGGATGATCGATTGGAATGTCTGCGATGCGGCGGTGTCGGCCCAGCAGGTAAGCGCTTTGTCGATGGATGTACATGACTGGAAGCACCTCATCATTTTTAAAGGGGTAAAGACGCCACCTTTTTTTAGGGATACGTGCTTCAGGAGGCTCACTATATTTAATGACTACACCCCGAAAGGTGTTGGTGTCCTCAAGAAGAGCCCCAGAAAGTTCAAAGCTTGGCTTTTCCTTAACAGGCACCTCTTTGTCTTTCTTATTGCCACCAGGTGGAGGAACAAACTCCTGAGACTCACTACCGCTGGTACTAACTTCATTCTTTTGGCGACGCTCCCGCCGTCGGGCATTGTAAAACTCCCGCTCTGCTTCTTGAGCCTGCAGGTTCTGCAGATCCCGATCCCGTCCCTGAGCCTGCCCACGCCCAGGTCTCTCGTTAGAGGCTCTCCTCTGGTGGGAGTGGCCCCTGTGCCTGTCTCGGTCACTGCTCCTAGCTAGCCTGTGTTCTTGTCCTGGTGCTTCCCGGTGCTGCCGATCCTCCCGTTCTCTTCGGGGAGGATGATCCTCACGttcctgaaatttgaaaagattCAGTACATTCCAGGAAATACACAAACTATGTACAAGCTGCATTCAAAAAGTTATTTGTGATTTAAACTCTGGCATTCAAGAGCAAAACGTCCCACAGTAATAAGGTTATCAGTGATGGTTTCTGTGCAAGGCCACACTGACAGTGTGTCCCATGCTGTTGCATGCCCATGTTCAGAGCCCTAAAAACAAGGGTACCTGCAGGCAAACTTAAAGGGGATCATATACAGAAAAGAGAACTAACAAAGAGTCAACTAGTCATGTACAATATAAATACGTAAAGGAAAAGCTAGCTTTCTCTTAtgccaaaaattaaaatgtaatagtaatttttaaatatcttatttcaaCAGTAACAAAAATCATTCAGTATCTATGAATACATTTAGTATGTAAGATATGAAGTGACAAAAGTATACATATGGAGAACAGATTCGCCCTTGCCATGGTTGAGAGTAAAAGTGGGAGGGAAGTGAGTGTGACTACAGAAGGACAACGTGAGGGATCCTTGCGGTGATGGAAACATTTTATATCTTGACGGTAAAGATGTCACCATTGGGAGAAACAGGGTAAAGAGTATACACCTGTATTATTTTACACCTGTATGTGTATCAACAATGATCTCAAAATCAAGTTTCAtttaacaaaaaaagcagaaaaacaccCCGTTTTGAGAAAAGCCCATTGCAGgtatagaaaaatatacatacacaacACTTAGCTATAATGGTAATAAGCTGTAGATTTGGAACCAGCCACAAAAAATCTCAATCCACTTACCTGTTTCACTTTGACTGTTGAATGGTGAGGACTTCGGCTTCTGTTACTCCGAGGAGACTTGCTTCTTCTTCCcgatgactttttctttttggctggaGACCTGTTAAGATCGGATTTTCTCTCCATATCCCCTTTCCCACCATATAAATTACCTTCTAATATCAAGCTTACCCACCACACAAACACCACATTTGTGAAAGTCTCTGCTTTTAACACTATAGGAGTCAGgagcttcagccctggccggttggctcagtggtaaagcgtcagcctggcgtgcaggagtcccgggtttgattcccggccaggacacacaggagaagcgcccatctgcttctccacccctccccctctccttcctctttgtctcttcccctcccgcagccaaggctccactggagcaaggtttgccccggcgctgaggatggctccatggcctctgcctcaggcgctagaatggctctggtcgcaacagagcatcgccccctggtgggcatgccaggtggatcccggttgggcgcatgtgggagtctaactgcctccccgtttgcaacttcagaaaaaaagaaaaaaaaatcaggagctTCACCTTCCTAGCCTAACGTCTCCCCTGAGTTCCACACTCACAGACATCTCTGCCTACCAAACCTTCCTTCACTTAGATAATGTAACTCTCAAATCTCAACTCCTCAAAACCTTTCCTCTCTCAGTCTTTGCCATCTCAGTAAGTGGGACTACCATCCATCCTGCTCCTTAAGCCAAAAACCTAGAAGTCATCCTTGATTCTCTTTACCCTCACCAACAACTAGCTCTCCACACCCTTCCGCCACAATCACAATTCAATCCATCAGCAAGGcctctccttctgtctcctccctctctcacctcGTTCCAACCACTCCCCTTGATCACTACACCGGAcctttattttttccctgcttCTAAAACAATCACAATTAATTATACTACAGGTTCTTTGCACAACTGGTTTCCCGTGCCTGGATCCTTACAAGGGTGAATCAGGCTTATCATTCAGGTTTCGGCTCAAACGGCTCCTTGGAGCAGCCTTCTCCCACTTCCCTCCAATCTCTATCACATTCCTGTTCTAACCTACTCCAAAGATTTGTTACTGAGGCTATCTTCTTTGCTAGTTACTTTGTCTCAGGGCTAGAAGAAATCATTGGAGAGGGTAAAGACCATCTCATTCTTGTTCATCCTTTCTTCCCCCGGACCTACGGCAGGCTTTAGCATATAATAAATACTCAGTAAAACAACGGTGAATGAATAAACGAACGAGTCTAGCAAGAGATAATTTCCCCCCCATAAGTTCTATGAGGCAGATGCCCCAGGGCGGCACTCTTGGATCCGATAAATGGTTAGACAACGCCTGCATTCCATTTGCCGGCAGATGGGGAAAACCTTTCATATCAACTTAAATGATCACTGCCATCCGATGGCACTTATTCAACCAAGTGCTGGGCACACAGAGATGAAGGGGTGGGATCCTGCCCGTTAGGCCTTTAACGTCCGGTGACAACGCCGGTGATAGGTAAACAATAACACACGCACCACCGGGGCACTTCCACCGCCTTAGGATTAAGTCCAAGCCGCTCCTCTCAGAGTTCAAGGTGTGTTTCTAACGCTAGCCCTGTCCTCCTTTCTCAATGAGCCCACTTACCGGCTACGTTTTCGGGCTCGGTTCCCGCGGTGACCAGGGCGGCCCGGTTCGCCGGCTGGGGGGGACGCACTACCGCCGGAGGAGTCCGGGCGGCGGTGAACCGGCGGCGCGACCTCCGGGCTGAGGCGCTCCTGCTTCACCACAACCGCCGCCGTCGCCACTAAGTCCTCGTCCCGGTGCCTTCGCCGGCTCCCCCGCTCCCGCTCGCTCTTCACCACCTTCATGCTGGGGTATCCGCGGAGCGAAGGAAAAATACAGCCGTTGCACCCCCTTTACTAGAAAGGAAATGACGTGTAGCCCTGAACTTCCGCTTCTGGGTGCACACTCTCCCAGAAACCCTCCCGGTGCAAAGGCTAAGCACGTGACAACGACGCTATTGTGGGCGGGGCTGTAGTGACGGGACTTGGGTGGCGGGAGTTTTAAGTTTTGAAACTCaacctctaggccaggggtccccaaactttttacacagggggccagttcactgtccctcagaccgttggagggccggactataaaaaaaactatgaacaaatccctatgcacactgcacataccttattttaaagtaaaaaaacaaaacggaaacaaatacaatatttaaaataaaaagtaaatttaaatcaagaaactgatcagtatttcaatgggaactatgggcctgcttttggctaatgagatggtcaatgtgctcctttcattgaccaccaatgagtgccccttccggaagtgcagcggggggccggataaatggcctcagggggccgcatgtggcccgcgggccgtagtttggggacccctgctctaggccatCAGTTGGAAATTGTTTAGCCAATTTTTGGATGTTATATCACCGTTTGCAATGTACAAACTCTATGTGACAAAAATGTTAAACGAAagaagcaggatacaaaattgcgTTTATGTTTGGAAATactaagaaaagaaggaagaaaatgcaaTCATAGATGGCATATCGTGGGCAAATAATTAGAATTTCCCCTCTTTGAACGTTTTATGTTGTCATTTTTccacttaattaaaaacaaatgatttttaaaatctggtaGCTACAGATGTTTTCCTCTATGACTCCCACTTTGCAGATGACAAAATCAGGGGTCAGAGAAAGTGATCTGCCATCTCATTCAAATTGCGAGCTAGGCGCAGCGCAGGGATTCGAACCACTGTTTTCCCTGCTTCTGAGAGTACAGGAACGGCCCGGTGAGCAGAAAGTTTTATAAACTGAGCAGGAAAAACTTTCCCGGAAGGCAGCTTAAACAGAAACTCCAGCGCCGCTGGCCCCGCCCAACTTCGAAGCCCCGCCCAGACCCTGAGACAGGGAGGATAGGTTTCCATGGTGACGGTAAACAAGATCTTGCCTAAGGTCAGCTGCTGAGCTACTCGCGGTCGCCATGATTCCCCCCGCAGACTCTCTGCTGAAGTATGACACCCCGGTGCTGGTGAGCCGGAACACGGAGAAACGGAGCCCCAAAGTAAGGATGGTTCTCAGGGGGCGGGGGATCATGGAAGCTCCGATAGGTAAAGACAGATGCAATCCGGAGTCTCAAGGGATGGAGGCTGAATTAactggaagtaaaaaaaattaggatggggaaaggagagtgggagagCGGTGCCAGAAGTCCAGATGTTGGACGACTCCTGAGGGCGGATTTAGGATGGAGAAGGAAGTCAGAGGGAGATCAATGGGGCTTACCATTTTTCACAGTAGTTGGGTCTAAGAATAGATCTGGTAGGGAAAGCAGAGTCTGAGCACCCAAGCCTGAAACATCGGTTCAGGGATATACAAGCATGGGATTGGGATGGGACCAGAGACTCTTCATGGCCTCTTTTAGCTCTGAGACATAACTTCTGCTGAGAAGACAGATGTGGAAAATGAGCTGGGAATAGGGGAGGAGTGAGCAGGAGATTTTGAGCACGGGTCAGGATGTGTGAAGCTTAGTGTCTGAATCACCTCCTGCCCTAATTTGTCCCTTCATCTCAGGCTCGACCATTGAAAGTCAGCCTCCAGCAACCTGGACCCTCAGGTCCAGTCCCACCGCCACCAAAGACCAAGATCCCCTCAACTTCCTGTGTCACAGATCCTACAAAGCAGGCAGAGGAAATCTTGAATGCCATACTGCCCCcaaggtaaaacaaaacaaacaaacaaacaaatacaaatggGAGCAGtggctagaacaggggtccccaaactacggcccgcgggccacatgtggccccctgaggccatttatccggcccccgctgcacttccggaaggggcacctctttcattggtggtcaatgaaaggagcacattgaccatttcattagtcaaaagcaggcccatagttcccattgaaatactgatcagtttcttgatttaaatttacttgttttttattttaaatattgtatttgttcccattttgtttttttactttaaaatagatatgtgcagtgtgcatagggatttgttcatagtttttttatagtccggccctccaacggtctgagggacagtgaactggccccctgtgtaaaaagtttggggacccctgggctagaaaAGGTCCAGACTTTTGCATCCCAGAACTTGGGAATTTGGAAGAAGGCATGCTGTCTGTTCCTGGCTGGGATTTCCTTCCAGGGTCTCAGAGCTTGTGGAGCTTGCAGATGGCTTGATCCTGGGAAGGTgaatcttcctttttttctatctGCCCTCATTTCCAGAGTGCTCAAATACCATCTATAATGCTGATGGCTCCCAAAGGTGTATTTCGAGCCCTGTCCTCTCCCCTAAACTCCAGACACATATATTCTACTTCCTCATTACGCCATGAAGATGCTAATAGACATCTCGAACTCAACACATCCAAACTAACAATTTTTTCCTTCCCTGAACCTGCTCATCCACAGTCTTCTCTTTTTACTAGGGGCTCAGGCCACCTCTCATCCCTTTTGGTCTTTCACATCACAAGTTTTATCCTTCATCAGTTTCTTTAGGTATCACCTTCAAATTATAACCCAAATATGATCACTTTTCACCACCTCTGCTTCCATCATCTTGTTTCTAGTCACCTATACTACTCCAGTGACCTCCCATCTGAAAACCTGGCTTCCACTCTTTACCCTTACAATTTATTCTCCACACAGTCCCAAAACTATAAGTCAGATCATGCCAGGCTTCTGCCAGAAACTCTGATGGCATCCCATCTTATTCAGACTAAAATCCAAAGTCCTCACAGTGACTTGGAAGACCTGGCATGATCTGACCCTGATATACCCATGAACTTATCTGCTATTATTCTCTTTCTTGTTCACCGTGCTAATGCCACAGGGGCCTCTGCTTGCTGTTTCTGAAATGCTTCACTCTTCCTCAACTCCTGTTCTTACTGCCAAGGATATTCTTCCTCTGATATCTGCCTggttcccttcctttcttttttgttttcatttttttattt
It includes:
- the SNIP1 gene encoding smad nuclear-interacting protein 1 — its product is MKVVKSERERGSRRRHRDEDLVATAAVVVKQERLSPEVAPPVHRRPDSSGGSASPPAGEPGRPGHRGNRARKRSRSPAKKKKSSGRRSKSPRSNRSRSPHHSTVKVKQEREDHPPRREREDRQHREAPGQEHRLARSSDRDRHRGHSHQRRASNERPGRGQAQGRDRDLQNLQAQEAEREFYNARRRERRQKNEVSTSGSESQEFVPPPGGNKKDKEVPVKEKPSFELSGALLEDTNTFRGVVIKYSEPPEARIPKKRWRLYPFKNDEVLPVMYIHRQSAYLLGRHRRIADIPIDHPSCSKQHAVFQYRLVEYTRADGTVGRRVRPYIIDLGSGNGTFLNNKRIEPQRYYELKEKDVLKFGFSSREYVLLHESSDTSEVDRKEDEDDEEEEEVSDS